The Mercurialis annua linkage group LG2, ddMerAnnu1.2, whole genome shotgun sequence genome contains a region encoding:
- the LOC126667360 gene encoding S-protein homolog 19-like translates to MNHHLLTKLSLLITLLMFLVSFSDAFRLIRHKKTVNITNDLDIGDFKDLILHCKSKNDDLGEHELVYKDSYSFTFRPDYWRTSQFFCFFKWEENNKNRTEWFDIYIDERDKERGTICYWNIESPGPCMLNEATSKFDICFPWNPK, encoded by the coding sequence ATGAATCATCATTTGCTTACAAAACTGTCGCTGCTAATAACATTGTTGATGTTCTTGGTGAGTTTTAGCGACGCATTTCGCCTCATTCGACATAAAAAAACAGTGAACATCACAAACGATTTAGATATCGGTGATTTCAAGGATTTAATATTGCATTGCAAATCAAAGAATGACGATCTGGGCGAACATGAACTGGTTTATAAAGATTCTTATTCGTTTACGTTCCGGCCGGATTATTGGAGAACAAGTCAGTTTTTTTGCTTCTTTAAATgggaagaaaataataaaaatcgaACGGAGTGGTTTGATATTTATATTGATGAGAGGGATAAGGAACGGGGTACTATTTGTTATTGGAATATTGAATCTCCAGGGCCTTGTATGCTTAATGAAGCTACTAGCAAGTTTGATATTTGTTTTCCTTGGAATCCCAAGTGA
- the LOC126669719 gene encoding self-incompatibility protein S1-like produces the protein MRKRTQILILIFFVAICIIFMSLNQPERFAGIEYDVRVVNGFRNNSSLPLVIWCSSNGDELGGRALQEGDDFSWSFKTNFWGTNHYLCTMKWDERRRKFDAFKVPRDIYRCSLFKKCSWLVTEDGFYFSNDEVNWKKDFSWS, from the coding sequence ATGAGAAAAAGAACTcaaattctaattctaatattTTTCGTCGCCATATGTATCATTTTCATGTCACTAAATCAACCAGAACGTTTTGCGGGTATAGAATACGACGTCCGCGTCGTCAATGGCTTCAGAAACAACTCATCGTTGCCGCTAGTAATTTGGTGCAGCAGCAATGGCGACGAACTCGGCGGGCGGGCTCTTCAGGAGGGTGACGATTTCAGTTGGAGTTTTAAGACCAATTTTTGGGGGACGAATCATTATTTATGCACCATGAAATGGGATGAAAGGCGACGAAAATTTGACGCCTTTAAGGTCCCTAGGGATATTTATCGGTGCAGTCTTTTCAAGAAATGTTCTTGGTTGGTCACTGAAGATGGTTTTTATTTCAGTAACGATGAAGTAAATTGGAAGAAAGATTTTTCTTGgtcctaa
- the LOC126667369 gene encoding S-protein homolog 5-like, translating to MILSNFKQSILVLCLLASVIVSEARHHVHIRNDIGANIDLTVHCKSKNDDLGYHLLHPQEIFEFSFKPNIWGSTLFFCSFAWADQFKYFTIFKGGFYTSFCQDCFWMVHVDGLCLLKENSGAPGACLKWDNSLILTLQVEVNLMES from the exons atgatacTGAGTAATTTTAAACAATCAATTTTGGTTCTATGTCTCCTAGCGTCGGTGATCGTATCCGAAGCCAGACATCACGTTCATATCAGAAACGACATTGGTGCAAATATAGACCTAACCGTGCACTGCAAGTCCAAAAACGACGACCTAGGCTACCACTTACTTCATCCCCAAGAAATTTTTGAGTTTTCATTTAAACCTAATATTTGGGGAAGTACGTTGTTTTTTTGTAGTTTTGCATGGGCAGATCAGTTcaaatattttactatttttaaagGGGGCTTTTATACTAGTTTTTGCCAAGATTGTTTCTGGATGGTACATGTTGACGGGCTGTGCTTGCTCAAGGAGAATTCCGGTGCGCCTGGTGCATGTTTAAAGTGGGACA ATTCATTAATTTTAACTCTTCAAGTTGAAGTGAACTTGATGGAATCCTAA
- the LOC126666607 gene encoding protein MAINTENANCE OF MERISTEMS-like isoform X1, whose product MSDLERDRNRQPPGRKRMGKTFLAPELGGSGARHVTTRKVSASARRKKQAHTSPDEVRISVEDLRESDDFVSSEDEPEDEPSEKIYISKRKKGAGGRFVGDSSSGSNRRPEEVDVWTVTGPVPGGPEDDTVIPSFLGHVASRLWDGADRGVLKCQTRHGALKKLRQWYETASEEVKVLIDGTEISHLPFIMFDHLDIPLLSAFVERWQPDTNSFHMPFGEMTITLHDVWHILRIPVAGAMVSGQPNKAQLMAYCVQILGISPEDLVSKTSKHFAQGGVLIESIISLCRRDRTAEVEAIAWIWLTLGCTLFTDKSGHRIRPATIWEVREGVTDTSTVSWGSATLAYLYRQLGISSRGDCSGLTGCLTLLQTWIYEYFPCFRPQRERLLIESHLPRASSWSAIASDCSATRLRSLRARLDTLTAEEITWLPFGGEPAATVEHTAYYGWIAYRDIVEPYMPSRVLRQLGYVQTVPVPICRPIGAVRSWKSIKYSVDMSVTIAVDMWNAFPVMYKLPLMGFEEAHVIAGGCHPAYLDWFERHSHPRVLPGRDVPRRHPPRSNNDYWMTLVTTRYEHFIQKVSTITGQHRQHCDFDGIPELETETEEASTDLERIIAAWRIAD is encoded by the exons atgtCGGATTTGGAACGAGATAGAAATCGACAACCTCcg GGCAGAAAGCGTATGGGGAAGACGTTTTTGGCCCCAGAATTAGGGGGATCGGGAGCCCGTCACGTTACGACGCGTAAAGTTTCTGCCTCGGCTCGACGGAAGAAACAAGCGCATACTTCTCCCGATGAGGTCCGCATTTCTGTTGAGGATCTTAGAGAGTCTGATGATTTTGTGAGCTCAGAGGACGAGCCAGAGGACGAGCCAagtgaaaaaatttacatttctaaACGGAAAAAGGGTGCAGGTGGTCGGTTCGTTGGCGACTCGTCATcag GGTCGAACAGACGACCTGAAGAGGTTGACGTGTGGACCGTTACTGGTCCAGTACCTGGTGGACCCGAGGATGACACTGTTATTCCTAGTTTTCTCGGGCATGTCGCTTCTCGGCTATGGGATGGGGCGGACAGAGGCGTGCTGAAGTGTCAGACTAGACATGGAGCTCTGAAGAAGCTGAGACAGTGGTATGAGACGGCCTCAGAGGAGGTTAAGGTGCTGATAGACGGGACTGAGATATCACATCTCCCGTTTATCATGTTTGATCATCTGGATATCCCGCTCCTTTCTGCATTTGTGGAGCGATGGCAGCCAGATACAAACTCTTTTCACATGCCATTCGGGGAGATGACCATCACATTACATGACGTGTGGCATATTCTTCGGATTCCAGTTGCTGGGGCTATGGTTTCAG GTCAGCCGAACAAGGCTCAGCTGATGGCTTACTGCGTACAGATTTTAGGTATTTCACCAGAGGATCTTGTGAGTAAGACGAGCAAGCATTTTGCCCAGGGAGGTGTGCTGATTGAGTCGATCATCAGCTTATGTAGGCGTGACCGTACTGCAGAGGTGGAGGCAATAGCCTGGATCTGGTTGACGTTAGGTTGCACTCTATTCACTGACAAGAGTGGCCATCGGATTAGACCTGCAACCATATGGGAGGTGCGGGAAGGAGTCACAGATACGAGTACAGTTTCCTGGGGATCAGCTACACTAGCTTATCTCTATCGGCAGCTTGGAATCTCATCGAGAGGAGACTGCTCCGGTTTGACTGGCTGTCTGACACTGCTGCAGACATGGATTTATGAGTACTTTCCATGCTTCCGGCCCCAGCGAGAGCGGTTGTTGATCGAGTCTCATCTTCCTCGAGCTTCTAGCTGGAGTGCTATTGCGTCTGATTGCTCAGCCACCCGACTTCGGTCCTTGCGAGCTCGTTTGGACACGCTGACTGCTGAGGAG ATCACATGGCTCCCTTTTGGCGGCGAGCCTGCTGCCACCGTAGAGCACACTGCATATTATGGCTGGATAGCGTACCGGGACATTGTCGAGCCGTACATGCCGTCTAGGGTGCTGCGACAGCTGGGTTATGTGCAGACTGTACCTGTGCCAATTTGTCGGCCAATAGGGGCTGTTAGGTCCTGGAAGTCAATCAAGTACTCTGTGGACATGAGTGTGACGATTGCGGTTGACATGTGGAACGCTTTTCCGGTCATGTACAAGCTGCCGTTAATGGGATTTGAGGAAGCCCACGTTATTGCTGGAGGATGCCATCCAGCTTACCTGGACTGGTTCGAGCGCCATTCGCACCCCCGTGTCCTTCCTGGCAGAGATGTTCCACGACGACATCCTCCCCGCAGCAACAACGATTAT TGGATGACACTGGTGACCACGAGGTACGAGCATTTCATCCAAAAAGTCAGCACGATTACCGGCCAACATAGACAGCACTGCGACTTTGACGGCATTCCGGAGTTGGAGACTGAGACGGAGGAGGCCAGCACGGACTTGGAGAGAATCATTGCCGCTTGGCGCATTGCTGACTGA
- the LOC126667372 gene encoding protein FAR1-RELATED SEQUENCE 5-like: protein MTDNEYNSSGNEYRHSETSFSGFSGVDLEDYGGDGIDYSDWFKLDHGFDSDVEAITWAKSTAIKIGFELVISSHKNEGKKKLLRCARGERYRGSFTDSDSFVRKNTKTKACKCKFKIIVKLGKTAWFILTDPGISSTHNHALAVYPEGYRQMSGLSGEAKEIVRDMTAAQAKPCSIMAALKEKVPSDNPRIKQVYNYRETLRKSSFEGRDVVGQFYHMAQQNDYVHWTLAEEDTGVLTHIFMAHPDSVRLLRTYYWIIGMDSTYKTNKYKLPFFEIIGMTPCNKNFIIAYAIMKDETEGSYRWVLERLRCLIGEHIHPSAILTDRELGLMRPVSEVFPRSSHLLCTWHINKDVEDRVYRISGKNQEFAEIFKNSTWKKIIRAPSFDQYNIAVEHFRDRFKGFPGLIQYIEGTWLGHREKFVSCWTDLVLHFGNTTTCRVESAHAQLKQWLNSSTGALDTVWTKVDKVIQSQLIDIRKTLEDSRRTIGVHRRGFPFDKLSCRVSHYCLDLISKELRRMRELSTDVYDRCGCVVRSTHQIPCACELRAVVDSGNPISLDSIHPFWTKLVILGDGLDTYAQPDFAGFQTEEHQYFHEVADEVMTKDPSVLRDISRIVRERLHPEDLGYMEPEVKTNVRGRPKGSKSTKRDPSRHEYKDRVPGRPKSSKAQKNRTSASAGLQNAEVIPGFLLPFVDELVDVRGDGNCGFRVVADHIYGDEKMWGMTRMNIANEISAHPYRYEGIFIDGLQAAITRISWEGGECGPSYWMQVLDDLFPIATIFNAAVIYIQGGTLQQTRFSSFTVLPLHSSEVHSRPSKEIVILYISGRAHFVRLNLQDNFPVPPIPTLWFQHRDHTVQSWHTLYANRREQWDSLIGMAD, encoded by the exons atgacggataacgagtataattcgtcggGAAACGAGTATCGACATTCGGAAACAAGTTTTTCCGGCTTTTCTGgg gttgatttagaagattatggcgGTGATGGAATTGATTACAGCGATTGGTTTAAGCTAGATCATGGGTTTGATAGTGATGTTGAAGCAATTACTTGGGCTAAGAGTACTGCTATAAAGATTGGATTTGAATTAGTCATTTCGTCACATAAGAACGAGGGGAAAAAGAAGCTTCTACGATGTGCTCGGGGCGAGCGTTACAGAGGTTCATTCACAGATTCTGATTCCTTCGTACGGAAAAATACGAAGACAAAAGCGTGTAAgtgcaaatttaaaattattgtcaaATTAGGAAAGACTGCATGGTTTATACTTACAGATCCTGGTATTTCGAGTACACACAACCATGCTCTAGCTGTGTATCCTGAAGGATACCGTCAGATGAGTGGGCTGAGTGGCGAGGCGAAAGAAATTGTGCGAGATATGACTGCGGCACAAGCGAAGCCGTGTTCTATCATGGCagctttaaaagaaaaagtaccATCTGACAACCCTAGAATAAAGCAAGTGTACAACTATAGAGAGACTTTGAGAAAGTCTAGCTTTGAGGGTAGAGATGTGGTTGGGCAATTTTATCACATGGCTCAGCAAAATGATTATGTACATTGGACTCTTGCTGAGGAGGATACAGGTGTGTTGACCCATATTTTCATGGCTCATCCTGATTCAGTGAGACTACTTCGTACGTACTACTGGATCATCGGCATGGACTCCACGTACAAGACGAACAAGTACAAGCTGCCTTTTTTTGAGATTATTGGAATGACTCCTTGCAACAAGAacttcataattgcatatgcaattatgaaggATGAGACTGAAGGGAGCTACAGATGGGTATTGGAGAGACTgag GTGCTTGATTGGGGAACATATTCATCCGAGCGCTATTCTTACTGATCGAGAATTGGGGCTTATGAGACCAGTGTCAGAGGTTTTCCCACGTTCTTCTCATCTACTATGTACGTGGCACATAAATAAGGACGTAGAAGATAGAGTGTACAGAATTAGTGGGAAAAACCAAGAGTTTGCTGAAATTTTCAAGAATAGTACATGGAAGAAAATTATCAGAGCGCCAAGTTTTGATCAATATAACATAGCTGTGGAGCACTTCAGAGATcggtttaaaggttttccaggGTTGATACAGTACATTGAGGGGACTTGGCTGGGACACAGAGAGAAGTTCGTATCTTGCTGGACGGACTTAGTCCTACATTTTGGAAACACCACCACATGTAGAGTCGAGAGCGCACATGCTCAGCTTAAGCAGTGGCTCAACTCTAGCACCGGTGCTCTGGACACAGTCTGGACGAAGGTCGACAAAGTTATACAGTCGCAGCTGATAGATATCCG CAAAACACTTGAGGACTCCAGACGGACTATTGGCGTACATCGACGCGGTTTTCCATTTGACAAGCTCTCATGCAGAGTGTCGCATTACTGTCTGGATTTAATATCGAAAGAACTAAGGCGTATGCGAGAATTGAGTACCGATGTCTACGATCGCTGTGGTTGTGTGGTTAGATCAACACATCAGATCCCCTGTGCATGTGAGCTGCGAGCGGTGGTCGATTCAG GTAACCCGATCAGCCTTGACAGTATACACCCGTTTTGGACGAAACTTGTTATTCTCGGCGATGGGTTGGACACATATGCGCAACCCGATTTTGCTGGTTTTCAGACTGAGGAACATCAGTATTTTCACGAGGTCGCCGACGAGGTCATGACTAAGGATCCTTCAGTGTTGCGTGATATTTCTCGTATTGTTCGAGAGCGACTTCACCCCGAAGACTTAGGCTACATGGAACCAGAAGTTAAAACAAATGTCAGAGGTCGACCAAAGGGGAGCAAATCAACGAAGCGGGATCCGAGTCGTCATGAGTACAAGGACCGTGTACCTGGTCGTCCTAAATCTTCCAAAGCTCAGAAAAATCGTACATCCGCGTCAG CTGGTTTGCAAAATGCGGAGGTTATTCCAGGATTCCTTTTACCATTCGTTGACGAGCTTGTGGACGTGCGTGGAGACGGCAACTGTGGATTTCGCGTGGTGGCAGACCACATATATGGTGACGAGAAGATGTGGGGAATGACTAGAATGAACATTGCAAACGAAATCTCCGCCCACCCTTATCGATACGAAGGTATTTTCATTGATGGGTTGCAAGCGGCCATTACACGTATTAGCTGGGAAGGCGGCGAGTGTGGCCCTAGCTACTGGATGCAg GTATTGGATGACTTGTTCCCTATTGCCACTATCTTCAATGCAGCTGTTATTTACATACAAGGCGGGACGCTACAACAGACGCGGTTCTCTTCGTTTACTGTTCTGCCTTTGCATTCCTCTGAGGTTCACTCACGACCATCGAAGGAGATAGTGATATTGTATATTAGTGGACGCGCACATTTTGTTAGGTTGAATTTGCAGGATAATTTTCCTGTCCCACCAATTCCCACCCTGTGGTTCCAGCACAGGGACCATACTGTTCAGTCTTGGCATACTTTATATGCTAATAGGAGAGAGCAATGGGATAGTTTGATAGGTATGGCAGATTGA
- the LOC126666607 gene encoding protein MAINTENANCE OF MERISTEMS-like isoform X2: protein MGKTFLAPELGGSGARHVTTRKVSASARRKKQAHTSPDEVRISVEDLRESDDFVSSEDEPEDEPSEKIYISKRKKGAGGRFVGDSSSGSNRRPEEVDVWTVTGPVPGGPEDDTVIPSFLGHVASRLWDGADRGVLKCQTRHGALKKLRQWYETASEEVKVLIDGTEISHLPFIMFDHLDIPLLSAFVERWQPDTNSFHMPFGEMTITLHDVWHILRIPVAGAMVSGQPNKAQLMAYCVQILGISPEDLVSKTSKHFAQGGVLIESIISLCRRDRTAEVEAIAWIWLTLGCTLFTDKSGHRIRPATIWEVREGVTDTSTVSWGSATLAYLYRQLGISSRGDCSGLTGCLTLLQTWIYEYFPCFRPQRERLLIESHLPRASSWSAIASDCSATRLRSLRARLDTLTAEEITWLPFGGEPAATVEHTAYYGWIAYRDIVEPYMPSRVLRQLGYVQTVPVPICRPIGAVRSWKSIKYSVDMSVTIAVDMWNAFPVMYKLPLMGFEEAHVIAGGCHPAYLDWFERHSHPRVLPGRDVPRRHPPRSNNDYWMTLVTTRYEHFIQKVSTITGQHRQHCDFDGIPELETETEEASTDLERIIAAWRIAD from the exons ATGGGGAAGACGTTTTTGGCCCCAGAATTAGGGGGATCGGGAGCCCGTCACGTTACGACGCGTAAAGTTTCTGCCTCGGCTCGACGGAAGAAACAAGCGCATACTTCTCCCGATGAGGTCCGCATTTCTGTTGAGGATCTTAGAGAGTCTGATGATTTTGTGAGCTCAGAGGACGAGCCAGAGGACGAGCCAagtgaaaaaatttacatttctaaACGGAAAAAGGGTGCAGGTGGTCGGTTCGTTGGCGACTCGTCATcag GGTCGAACAGACGACCTGAAGAGGTTGACGTGTGGACCGTTACTGGTCCAGTACCTGGTGGACCCGAGGATGACACTGTTATTCCTAGTTTTCTCGGGCATGTCGCTTCTCGGCTATGGGATGGGGCGGACAGAGGCGTGCTGAAGTGTCAGACTAGACATGGAGCTCTGAAGAAGCTGAGACAGTGGTATGAGACGGCCTCAGAGGAGGTTAAGGTGCTGATAGACGGGACTGAGATATCACATCTCCCGTTTATCATGTTTGATCATCTGGATATCCCGCTCCTTTCTGCATTTGTGGAGCGATGGCAGCCAGATACAAACTCTTTTCACATGCCATTCGGGGAGATGACCATCACATTACATGACGTGTGGCATATTCTTCGGATTCCAGTTGCTGGGGCTATGGTTTCAG GTCAGCCGAACAAGGCTCAGCTGATGGCTTACTGCGTACAGATTTTAGGTATTTCACCAGAGGATCTTGTGAGTAAGACGAGCAAGCATTTTGCCCAGGGAGGTGTGCTGATTGAGTCGATCATCAGCTTATGTAGGCGTGACCGTACTGCAGAGGTGGAGGCAATAGCCTGGATCTGGTTGACGTTAGGTTGCACTCTATTCACTGACAAGAGTGGCCATCGGATTAGACCTGCAACCATATGGGAGGTGCGGGAAGGAGTCACAGATACGAGTACAGTTTCCTGGGGATCAGCTACACTAGCTTATCTCTATCGGCAGCTTGGAATCTCATCGAGAGGAGACTGCTCCGGTTTGACTGGCTGTCTGACACTGCTGCAGACATGGATTTATGAGTACTTTCCATGCTTCCGGCCCCAGCGAGAGCGGTTGTTGATCGAGTCTCATCTTCCTCGAGCTTCTAGCTGGAGTGCTATTGCGTCTGATTGCTCAGCCACCCGACTTCGGTCCTTGCGAGCTCGTTTGGACACGCTGACTGCTGAGGAG ATCACATGGCTCCCTTTTGGCGGCGAGCCTGCTGCCACCGTAGAGCACACTGCATATTATGGCTGGATAGCGTACCGGGACATTGTCGAGCCGTACATGCCGTCTAGGGTGCTGCGACAGCTGGGTTATGTGCAGACTGTACCTGTGCCAATTTGTCGGCCAATAGGGGCTGTTAGGTCCTGGAAGTCAATCAAGTACTCTGTGGACATGAGTGTGACGATTGCGGTTGACATGTGGAACGCTTTTCCGGTCATGTACAAGCTGCCGTTAATGGGATTTGAGGAAGCCCACGTTATTGCTGGAGGATGCCATCCAGCTTACCTGGACTGGTTCGAGCGCCATTCGCACCCCCGTGTCCTTCCTGGCAGAGATGTTCCACGACGACATCCTCCCCGCAGCAACAACGATTAT TGGATGACACTGGTGACCACGAGGTACGAGCATTTCATCCAAAAAGTCAGCACGATTACCGGCCAACATAGACAGCACTGCGACTTTGACGGCATTCCGGAGTTGGAGACTGAGACGGAGGAGGCCAGCACGGACTTGGAGAGAATCATTGCCGCTTGGCGCATTGCTGACTGA
- the LOC126667365 gene encoding S-protein homolog 5-like, translating to MESFTKQSFLAMFYMLLMATSSLGQLKHKTLVRVTNEVGSDLTVHCKSKDDDLGMKILHPKGSYEFSFWPNFMLSTLFFCRMGWGQQSHYIDIYIAHRDNDKCGYNCFWVVKPTGPCMLYPKDKQTCYPWKS from the coding sequence ATGGAATCCTTCACCAAACAATCATTTCTTgcaatgttttatatgttgcTAATGGCAACATCAAGTTTAGGGCAACTTAAGCACAAAACTTTGGTTCGTGTGACCAATGAAGTGGGTTCGGATCTTACCGTGCATTGCAAGTCAAAAGATGACGATTTAGGAATGAAAATACTTCATCCTAAAGGATCATATGAATTTAGTTTTTGGCCTAATTTTATGCTAAGTACACTCTTCTTTTGTAGAATGGGATGGGGTCAACAATCTCATTATATTGATATTTACATAGCTCATAGAGATAATGATAAATGTGGATATAATTGTTTTTGGGTTGTTAAACCTACTGGCCCTTGTATGTTGTATCCTAAGGACAAGCAAACTTGTTATCCTTGGAAatcttaa